A segment of the Streptomyces sp. L2 genome:
CCGGCACTGACCCGTCGCCACGCACGCCGCACGGACGCGCTCACCGCCCAGCTCAGCGGTACCGCCACGGACGTAGCCGATGCGGACCGCCGTGATCCCCGCTGCCAGCGGCGCGGGCTCGGCGGTGCCGGCCCCGTCGGGTTCGGGGCCGAGCACCCAGCGTCGGCCAGGGCTGCGGCCGGGCGGGGGAGGACGTGGAGTTCCTCGGCGACGCGGGGCACGAGCTGGAGGGGTGGCCGGTGTGGTACTTCACCGCGGTCTTCCCGGCGCCGGTGCGGCACGCCGACACGGCCGGCCCCTCACAGGCCGGGCACGGATGGCGCTCGATCGCGCCGGGGGCCTCGATTTCCTCGTCAGTGATGCCTCGAAAACTATCGGCGAAAGGAGGTTCCGAGAAAGCATTCCGAGAACCCAATGGAGAACCAAGAGGCCGGACAAACCGGACACCGTCCGGCGTGGTGGCGTCGCATCTCATTTGGCCATTTGTGAGAATCACCGCCGCGTGACGACCGTCGCCCATGGCTGCGAGGCACGGCTCTCTCCCCGCGTCGTCACAAGTGCGGGCTCTCAGCGGCGGGTCCCCCTCCGGGCGCTCCCGTCTGCGGTCACTGGGGCGGCTGCTCGCTTGCCGAAGGGGGCCGGAACCTCGCCCGCATGGAGGTCGAGCAACTCGGTCACTTCTCTGCGCAGCCGTGCGTCGACTTCTCGCTGCTGGCTGGCGGCCATGTCGAGCCAGGATGTGTCATAGCCGTCGAAGATGAATACCCTTTCCAGGAGTGGTCCTTGGGTATGGGGAAGGAGAGTGCAAGTTTTGTCGATCCGGCCGTGTTGTCGCAGTGTTCGATGCCCTATGCGGCCGGAGGAGGTCGCTACCGCGACCGTGGTCTCCAGATAGCACGTGGTGTCGGTGAGATCGCGTACTGTCTGGGCGAGGACGGTCATGCGCTCGGATTCGGTGGCTGATTCCGGGATCTGGCCGTCCCAGGTTTTCATGAGCGCGCCGGGGCGGCCATTCAGGGCTTGTATGAAGAGTCCGAGGTCGTCGGCGAGGACCGGTATGGGTGAGGCGTAATGGTGCCATGCGAGGGCTTTCGCCCGGGCGTTCTCTGTCGTCGTTGCGGCGTGTTCTTCAACTGTCAGCGACAAGTGGAGATCGCCCGGAAGCACGAGTGAGGTTACGCCCTGGAGAACTCTGCGCCATCGTTCAACTTTGAACGGATTGGTGGTGGCGATCAGCACTCCGGCCGGTGGCGGAGGGGTCATGGAGGCCTCCGCAGTCCGGCGTCCGGTCGGCGATTGTCTGTGGTGATGGCGGCGCTTGCAAGGAGTCGGTCGAGGACGTCGGCGGGCTGGTCGCCGATGATCAGGAGTTCCGCGTGCGAGGGAGAGAGGAAGCCC
Coding sequences within it:
- a CDS encoding non-canonical purine NTP pyrophosphatase, yielding MTPPPPAGVLIATTNPFKVERWRRVLQGVTSLVLPGDLHLSLTVEEHAATTTENARAKALAWHHYASPIPVLADDLGLFIQALNGRPGALMKTWDGQIPESATESERMTVLAQTVRDLTDTTCYLETTVAVATSSGRIGHRTLRQHGRIDKTCTLLPHTQGPLLERVFIFDGYDTSWLDMAASQQREVDARLRREVTELLDLHAGEVPAPFGKRAAAPVTADGSARRGTRR